In a genomic window of Halalkalicoccus sp. CG83:
- a CDS encoding ABC transporter substrate-binding protein, protein MSITDQQAAIDAVHDDREGLPVMRARFEHNGSPRYMLYTMKRLGLDHEHGFHLDVELVSDALEGGMETVEARLQDGDADLIDIDYISTARERAEGAGIVAIHPYGRTVGGLVAPDDTEIEGLEDLPGHRIGVVRRLDKNWILARAACREFHGFDPDVEATPVEAGSKVGLTELLHDGEVDAILQFWPIVPEITERGPYHEVLPVSRLVQRLSGTDNRLPISTFLTSEEFLAENPETVEGFRGAYRDVVDRLVEEDELWEAVGERLMTYDDPAVVRAVRDGWRDMVVRDWDRETIEGMEQLFDHLLDVAGADALGVDRIPEGTFRLEVDP, encoded by the coding sequence ATGAGCATCACCGATCAACAGGCGGCGATCGACGCCGTCCACGACGATCGAGAGGGACTGCCCGTCATGCGGGCGCGTTTCGAACACAACGGTAGTCCGCGGTACATGCTCTATACGATGAAGCGTCTGGGGCTCGATCACGAGCACGGCTTTCACCTCGACGTCGAACTCGTCTCGGACGCGCTCGAGGGCGGCATGGAGACCGTCGAGGCGCGTCTCCAGGACGGCGACGCCGACCTCATCGACATCGACTACATCTCGACCGCCCGCGAGCGCGCCGAGGGTGCGGGGATCGTCGCGATCCACCCCTACGGCCGGACCGTCGGGGGGCTCGTCGCGCCCGACGACACGGAGATCGAGGGACTCGAGGACCTCCCTGGCCACCGGATCGGCGTCGTCCGCCGGCTCGACAAGAACTGGATCCTGGCGCGGGCGGCGTGTCGCGAGTTCCACGGCTTCGACCCCGACGTCGAGGCCACGCCGGTCGAGGCCGGCTCGAAGGTCGGGCTGACCGAGCTGCTCCACGACGGCGAGGTCGACGCGATTCTCCAGTTCTGGCCGATCGTTCCCGAGATCACCGAACGGGGGCCGTACCACGAGGTGTTACCGGTGTCGCGGCTGGTCCAGCGGCTCTCGGGCACGGACAACCGCCTCCCGATCTCGACGTTCCTCACGAGCGAGGAGTTTCTCGCGGAGAACCCCGAGACGGTCGAGGGGTTCAGAGGGGCGTACCGCGACGTGGTCGACCGTCTCGTCGAGGAGGACGAGCTCTGGGAGGCGGTCGGCGAGAGGCTGATGACCTACGACGACCCCGCCGTGGTCCGGGCGGTTCGGGACGGCTGGCGCGACATGGTCGTGCGCGACTGGGACCGCGAGACGATCGAAGGGATGGAGCAGCTGTTCGATCACCTCCTCGACGTCGCCGGCGCCGACGCGCTCGGCGTCGACCGCATCCCCGAGGGGACGTTCAGGCTGGAGGTCGACCCATGA
- a CDS encoding pyrroloquinoline quinone-dependent dehydrogenase, whose translation MAIEDDKAIKAASDTIVEETELGYQVFNAPDESVLHQTDTDRIPRFDVTQEMLDESGEDPESWLMFSKNYEAHRYTPCDTITKENVADLELEYEMEVGANSSMEGSPLIVPGDPPIMYQTNGPSHVKAIDAREGEVLWSYTFAAPDDAVLCCDDNNRGVAVWNDKIYMTSLDSGVQALDRYTGEEVWYASTADHKEGYSATWAPIVWNGMLFTGSAGGEFGVRGFHCAFDAETGEELWRLNNCPEEEYVGDSIKQSGGTNWMTATFDPERELLYYNVGNPSPDFNGTVRPGPNRNTCSTLCVDPHSGEIQWVHQESAHDIWDYDSAHQRMIIRDLEIDHLDLKQDVVYNGGKTSWTYTMDPDTGKLLVRGQPMTQQVNMMTMVPHVEEERDYVMLPGLLGGHDWQPPAYSPETGLCYHKTLNTPHEIYWRNEEYNPGEKFWGGIVDVEPDEELIPDEYNGHISAIVAVDPATGKVAWRDWIDSDRYLWGGTMTTATGLLFAGTQNGNMIAYNGENGERLWEFDVSDKAVSGDPVSWYDPGTEKQYVAIQVGGSGFVGRGPRGDRLVVFSLGE comes from the coding sequence ATGGCAATCGAGGACGACAAGGCAATCAAGGCCGCGAGCGACACGATCGTCGAGGAGACCGAGCTGGGCTATCAGGTGTTCAACGCACCCGACGAGTCCGTTCTCCATCAGACCGATACCGACCGGATCCCCCGGTTCGACGTCACCCAGGAGATGCTCGACGAGTCCGGCGAGGACCCCGAGAGCTGGCTGATGTTCTCCAAGAACTACGAGGCCCACCGCTACACACCCTGCGACACCATCACGAAGGAGAACGTCGCTGACCTCGAGCTCGAGTACGAGATGGAGGTGGGAGCGAACTCCAGTATGGAGGGAAGCCCGCTGATCGTGCCGGGCGACCCGCCGATCATGTACCAGACCAACGGCCCGAGCCACGTGAAGGCGATCGACGCCCGCGAGGGGGAGGTGCTCTGGAGCTACACGTTCGCCGCTCCCGACGACGCGGTGCTGTGCTGTGACGACAACAACCGCGGCGTCGCGGTCTGGAACGACAAGATCTACATGACGTCGCTGGATTCAGGGGTGCAGGCGCTCGACCGGTACACCGGCGAGGAGGTGTGGTACGCGAGCACCGCGGACCACAAGGAGGGGTACTCGGCGACGTGGGCACCGATCGTCTGGAACGGGATGCTCTTTACGGGCAGCGCGGGCGGCGAGTTCGGCGTCCGGGGCTTCCACTGCGCGTTCGACGCCGAGACCGGCGAGGAGCTCTGGCGGCTCAACAACTGCCCCGAGGAGGAGTACGTCGGCGACAGCATCAAGCAGTCCGGCGGGACCAACTGGATGACGGCGACGTTCGACCCCGAACGCGAACTGCTCTACTACAACGTCGGCAACCCCAGCCCGGACTTCAACGGGACCGTCCGACCGGGCCCGAACCGCAACACCTGCTCGACGCTCTGTGTCGATCCCCACTCCGGCGAGATCCAGTGGGTCCACCAGGAGTCCGCCCACGACATCTGGGACTACGACTCGGCCCACCAGCGGATGATCATCCGCGACCTGGAGATCGACCACCTCGATCTGAAGCAGGACGTCGTCTACAACGGCGGGAAGACCTCCTGGACCTACACGATGGACCCCGACACCGGGAAGCTCCTCGTGCGGGGCCAGCCCATGACCCAGCAGGTCAACATGATGACGATGGTCCCCCACGTCGAGGAGGAACGCGACTACGTCATGTTGCCGGGGCTGCTCGGCGGCCACGACTGGCAGCCGCCGGCCTACTCCCCGGAGACTGGCCTCTGCTATCATAAGACGCTCAACACGCCCCACGAGATCTACTGGCGAAACGAGGAGTACAACCCCGGCGAGAAGTTCTGGGGCGGGATCGTCGACGTCGAACCCGACGAGGAGCTGATCCCCGACGAGTACAACGGCCACATCAGCGCGATCGTCGCCGTCGACCCCGCGACGGGGAAGGTGGCGTGGCGCGACTGGATCGACAGCGACCGTTACCTCTGGGGCGGGACGATGACCACCGCGACCGGCCTGCTGTTCGCCGGCACGCAGAACGGGAACATGATCGCGTACAACGGCGAGAACGGCGAGCGTCTCTGGGAGTTCGACGTCAGCGACAAGGCCGTCAGCGGCGACCCGGTGAGCTGGTACGATCCCGGCACCGAGAAGCAGTACGTCGCGATCCAGGTCGGCGGCAGCGGGTTCGTCGGCCGCGGGCCTCGCGGGGACCGGCTCGTGGTGTTCTCGCTCGGCGAGTGA
- a CDS encoding sodium:calcium antiporter, whose protein sequence is MDVSTVVAVALFLAGIALVVWSVERFVEAVARSAVSLGVSGFLLAVVLAGVDLENAILGITAAYGDLSDLALGTVFGEAVFVLTVAVGVAGVLVPFETRVPRSYLLLSLSVPVPMAVLSLTGTLTWTDGLLLSLSFLPLLFLIYALERRTETRYMVAEEVEEVIGLDEESGEEVDESEAATGTRAGWYHLGVALGATVLMTVGSAIAVAGAEGVLNAFDLSGLAFGATVMSFIASLEELLLTVEPVRKGRPEIAVGNVVGSTLFYVTANAGLIALIRPIDTGGAVMTVHWPFFALSLVLVVAMFYRGRVGRLGGTALLALYVGYWLANYL, encoded by the coding sequence GTGGACGTATCCACCGTCGTCGCCGTGGCGCTGTTTCTCGCCGGGATAGCACTGGTCGTCTGGAGCGTCGAACGGTTCGTCGAGGCGGTGGCTCGGAGCGCGGTGTCGCTCGGCGTATCGGGCTTCCTCCTGGCCGTGGTGCTCGCGGGCGTGGACCTCGAGAACGCGATCCTCGGGATCACGGCGGCGTACGGCGACCTCTCCGATCTCGCGCTCGGAACCGTGTTCGGCGAGGCCGTCTTCGTTCTCACGGTCGCCGTCGGCGTCGCCGGCGTTCTCGTGCCCTTCGAGACGAGGGTGCCGCGGTCGTACCTCCTGCTCTCGCTCTCGGTACCGGTTCCGATGGCGGTGCTATCCCTGACCGGGACGCTAACGTGGACCGACGGTCTCCTGCTCTCGCTCTCGTTTCTCCCGTTGCTGTTCCTGATCTACGCGCTCGAACGGCGGACGGAGACGCGATACATGGTCGCCGAGGAGGTCGAGGAGGTGATCGGCCTCGACGAGGAGTCCGGGGAGGAGGTCGACGAGAGCGAGGCCGCGACCGGGACGCGCGCCGGCTGGTATCACCTCGGCGTGGCGCTCGGCGCGACCGTCCTCATGACCGTCGGTTCCGCCATCGCGGTCGCGGGCGCCGAGGGAGTGTTGAACGCGTTCGACCTGTCGGGGCTCGCCTTCGGCGCGACGGTAATGAGCTTCATCGCCTCGCTCGAGGAGCTGCTCCTGACGGTCGAACCGGTCCGGAAGGGCCGCCCGGAGATCGCGGTCGGCAACGTCGTCGGTAGCACGCTGTTCTACGTCACCGCCAACGCCGGTCTGATCGCGCTGATCCGTCCCATCGACACCGGCGGAGCCGTCATGACCGTTCACTGGCCGTTCTTCGCGCTCTCGCTCGTGCTGGTCGTGGCGATGTTCTATCGAGGACGCGTCGGACGCCTCGGCGGGACGGCGCTCCTCGCGCTCTACGTCGGTTACTGGCTCGCGAACTACCTCTGA
- a CDS encoding aldehyde ferredoxin oxidoreductase family protein has product MRHAEGPLLTVDLSDRTVDETGCSDVLGAFIGGRGVGTKLAYDRLPFDADPLGEENRLFLTTGPLQTSRTSFTGRMSATALSPLTGGLLSSNAGGFLSRNFAATGYAAVELVGASDEPAAIHVRDDRVEFEPVPGLEGALVSEVTEYVRETHGLDAEHVACVGPAGENLVRFASIMTSEHRTFGRGGLGAVLGSKNVKAITFDGDLEPSVELPDAATEIHREAATADHVMKRQGTAGLTAFANEVGALPTRYFSELSFEGAGEIDGDAVETRKVGKGTCSQCAFACKLPTRDERTGLETEGPEYETVMAFGSNAGVGDIRAVMKSNDLCDEFGLDTISCGDVVSAYLASEDRFGDADLVHETVERIAYREGIGDRLAEGIDRVHEELGVENWTAKGMEFAAHDGRALNGQALAFATANRGADHLYGSMYTHEYPLVSPDAAFDPEGFEGKPERLVRKENHNALLDSAIVCRFSRDVVSEDRLAALLDADYEALLAVGERVVDLERRFNNERGFDRVDDSLPYDLPGFEAALSEYYSMRGWGDDGTVPPGRVDG; this is encoded by the coding sequence ATGCGCCACGCCGAGGGACCGCTGCTCACGGTGGACCTGAGCGACCGAACCGTCGACGAGACGGGCTGTAGCGACGTTCTAGGGGCCTTCATCGGCGGACGCGGGGTCGGGACGAAGCTCGCATACGACCGGCTCCCGTTCGACGCCGATCCCCTCGGAGAGGAGAACCGGCTGTTCCTCACCACGGGCCCGCTCCAGACCTCGCGAACGAGCTTCACCGGCCGCATGAGCGCCACCGCCCTCTCGCCGCTGACGGGCGGGCTGCTCTCCTCGAACGCCGGGGGCTTCCTCTCGCGTAACTTCGCCGCGACGGGCTACGCCGCCGTCGAACTCGTCGGCGCGAGCGACGAGCCCGCGGCGATCCACGTCCGCGACGACCGCGTCGAGTTCGAACCGGTGCCCGGACTCGAGGGCGCGCTCGTCTCCGAGGTCACCGAGTACGTACGCGAGACCCACGGCCTCGACGCCGAGCACGTCGCCTGCGTCGGGCCGGCGGGCGAGAATCTCGTTAGGTTCGCCTCGATCATGACGAGCGAGCACCGGACGTTCGGTCGCGGCGGACTGGGCGCCGTGCTCGGCTCGAAGAACGTGAAGGCGATCACCTTCGACGGCGATCTCGAGCCATCGGTCGAGCTTCCCGACGCGGCGACGGAGATCCACCGCGAAGCGGCGACCGCCGATCACGTGATGAAGCGCCAGGGGACCGCCGGCCTGACCGCGTTCGCGAACGAGGTGGGGGCGCTTCCGACGCGCTACTTCTCCGAGCTCTCGTTCGAGGGCGCCGGTGAAATCGACGGCGACGCGGTCGAGACGAGGAAGGTCGGGAAGGGGACGTGCTCGCAGTGTGCGTTCGCGTGCAAGCTCCCCACCAGGGACGAGAGAACGGGTCTCGAGACCGAGGGACCGGAGTACGAGACGGTGATGGCGTTCGGCTCGAACGCCGGCGTCGGCGATATCCGGGCGGTGATGAAGTCGAACGACCTCTGTGACGAGTTCGGGCTCGACACCATCTCCTGTGGCGACGTCGTCTCGGCGTATCTCGCGAGCGAGGACCGGTTCGGCGACGCCGATCTCGTCCACGAGACGGTCGAACGGATCGCGTACCGCGAGGGTATCGGCGACCGGCTGGCCGAGGGGATCGACCGCGTCCACGAGGAGCTCGGCGTGGAGAACTGGACGGCCAAGGGGATGGAGTTCGCCGCCCACGACGGCCGGGCGCTCAACGGCCAGGCGCTCGCGTTCGCGACGGCCAACCGGGGGGCGGACCACCTCTACGGCAGCATGTACACCCACGAGTACCCCCTCGTCTCCCCCGACGCGGCGTTCGATCCCGAGGGGTTCGAGGGAAAGCCCGAACGGTTAGTGAGAAAGGAGAACCACAACGCTCTGCTCGACTCGGCCATCGTCTGTCGGTTCTCGCGCGACGTCGTGAGCGAGGATCGGCTCGCCGCCCTGCTCGATGCCGACTACGAGGCGCTGCTCGCGGTCGGGGAACGGGTCGTGGACCTGGAGCGGCGGTTCAACAACGAGCGAGGTTTCGACCGCGTCGACGACTCGCTGCCCTACGACCTGCCGGGGTTCGAGGCGGCGCTCTCGGAGTACTACTCGATGCGGGGATGGGGCGACGACGGTACCGTCCCGCCCGGCCGGGTCGACGGATAG
- a CDS encoding ABC transporter substrate-binding protein, which produces MAGDTRVRLFHLPFSFMLPQRVASERGYFADEGLDVELVERDREDVDWKYIPAEETLTGDHGVDLYPICKWESIKRTWDMNDGHVVAKGTFADQPYTVYVRPESGIESPADLANVPVGVNERTGQEYTVVRALEEHMSPEDVAIEHQGMPTDRLRALRDGECEAISLLEPQSTLAEHLGFEPVLEFENHMGIVGATDLEGEALEAFMRAYDRAVRTINDEPDAFRDDYLSMLEMDAKVAPDLFEAVDRGELLREIEVPRYEAPEPADREEMSAHLEWMKRRQLIDGTADVDVIVGPAVQ; this is translated from the coding sequence ATGGCAGGCGATACCAGGGTACGGCTGTTCCACCTCCCGTTCTCGTTCATGCTGCCCCAGCGGGTCGCGAGCGAGCGAGGCTACTTCGCAGACGAGGGACTCGACGTCGAACTCGTCGAGCGCGACCGGGAGGACGTCGACTGGAAGTACATCCCGGCCGAGGAGACGCTCACCGGAGATCACGGCGTCGACCTCTACCCGATCTGTAAGTGGGAGTCGATCAAGCGGACCTGGGACATGAACGACGGCCACGTCGTCGCGAAGGGGACGTTCGCCGACCAGCCCTACACGGTCTACGTCCGACCCGAGAGCGGGATCGAGTCGCCAGCGGATCTGGCGAACGTCCCCGTCGGGGTGAACGAGCGGACGGGACAGGAGTACACCGTCGTCCGGGCGCTCGAGGAGCACATGTCACCGGAGGACGTGGCGATCGAACACCAGGGGATGCCCACCGACCGGCTGCGCGCGCTCCGCGACGGGGAGTGCGAGGCGATCTCGCTGCTCGAGCCCCAGAGCACGCTCGCCGAACACCTCGGCTTCGAGCCCGTCCTCGAGTTCGAGAACCACATGGGGATCGTCGGCGCGACCGACCTGGAGGGCGAGGCCCTCGAGGCGTTCATGCGGGCGTACGACCGGGCGGTGCGGACGATCAACGACGAACCCGACGCCTTTCGCGACGACTACCTCTCGATGCTGGAGATGGACGCGAAGGTCGCGCCCGATCTGTTCGAGGCGGTCGACCGCGGGGAGCTGCTCCGGGAGATCGAGGTCCCGAGATACGAGGCGCCCGAGCCCGCGGATCGCGAGGAGATGAGCGCCCACCTCGAGTGGATGAAGCGCCGACAGCTCATCGACGGGACCGCCGACGTCGACGTGATCGTGGGACCGGCCGTCCAATGA
- a CDS encoding sodium:calcium antiporter: protein MVEEAIESFVESQGLWFAFLVLATGGVMLLAFIEKLISYLTRAALGLGVSVFSLAILFTGFEFDDTILALVFASGGLEDVALGTALGTALAIVGITLALAAIVQPFSVDVPRDYLVLLVVSPLVLLPLVLLGTLTVIHGIGLLVLFFAFLAYVVYMEHRRNVPVFRDTDVIERVETDGGVETDEVIEADGGIAAHDRIEPILEDEFVAHRTYAGYVWIGLAVVALAGVVLGSILIEVGSEVVVEETGMEETVFGATVITLLLTFENVLLTLEPVRRGFPEIGIGHVIGSVVFSVTGNIGFVLLLADLEIGTSVLYFHLPALLVLTALGAYFVGTRRLRRRHGVLLGGLYVVYWLVAVFVLGGVPIAG, encoded by the coding sequence ATGGTCGAGGAAGCGATCGAGTCGTTCGTCGAGTCACAGGGGCTGTGGTTCGCGTTTCTGGTGCTGGCGACGGGCGGGGTGATGCTCCTGGCGTTCATCGAGAAACTGATCAGCTATCTGACGAGGGCGGCGTTGGGACTCGGCGTCTCGGTCTTCTCGCTGGCGATACTTTTCACCGGGTTCGAGTTCGACGACACGATCCTAGCGCTGGTGTTCGCCTCCGGCGGACTGGAGGACGTCGCCCTCGGCACGGCGCTGGGTACCGCGCTGGCGATCGTCGGGATCACGCTGGCGCTCGCGGCGATCGTCCAGCCGTTCTCCGTCGACGTTCCCCGTGACTACCTCGTATTGCTCGTCGTCTCGCCGCTGGTGCTCCTGCCGCTCGTCCTGCTGGGAACCCTCACCGTGATCCACGGGATCGGGCTGCTCGTCCTGTTCTTCGCGTTTCTCGCCTACGTCGTCTACATGGAGCACCGCCGAAACGTGCCGGTGTTCCGTGACACCGACGTCATCGAACGCGTCGAGACCGACGGCGGCGTCGAAACCGACGAGGTGATCGAAGCCGACGGCGGCATCGCGGCCCACGACCGGATCGAGCCGATCCTCGAGGACGAGTTCGTCGCCCACCGAACGTACGCCGGCTACGTCTGGATCGGTCTGGCCGTCGTCGCGCTCGCCGGCGTCGTCCTCGGTTCGATCCTGATCGAGGTCGGTTCGGAGGTCGTCGTCGAGGAGACCGGCATGGAGGAGACCGTCTTCGGCGCCACCGTCATCACGCTGCTGCTGACCTTCGAGAACGTCCTCCTCACCCTGGAGCCGGTCCGACGCGGGTTCCCCGAGATCGGCATCGGCCACGTGATCGGCAGCGTCGTGTTCTCGGTGACGGGAAACATCGGATTCGTCCTGCTGTTGGCCGATCTGGAGATCGGCACGAGCGTGCTCTACTTCCATCTCCCGGCACTGTTGGTCCTCACCGCCCTCGGAGCGTACTTCGTGGGAACGCGACGGTTACGCCGACGGCACGGCGTCCTCCTGGGGGGACTGTACGTCGTCTACTGGCTCGTCGCCGTGTTCGTCCTCGGCGGCGTTCCGATCGCCGGCTGA
- a CDS encoding cupin domain-containing protein, with product MEHVTEPDREFDEVVEGVRLADLATGARSSMKFWRIEPGATLPAHRHHNEQIGFVVSGVLTAVLEDEERELRPGDSYAFMSDELHGAENRGDEPAVGVGVLSPPRSEPDWGTAARETETNAESEVEPGRAESDD from the coding sequence ATGGAGCACGTTACCGAACCCGATCGGGAGTTCGACGAGGTCGTCGAGGGCGTCCGGCTCGCGGACCTCGCGACGGGTGCGCGGAGCTCGATGAAGTTCTGGCGCATCGAGCCCGGCGCGACGCTGCCGGCCCACCGCCACCACAACGAGCAGATCGGGTTCGTCGTCAGCGGCGTGCTCACCGCGGTTCTCGAGGACGAGGAGCGCGAACTCCGGCCGGGCGACTCCTACGCGTTCATGAGCGACGAGCTCCACGGCGCGGAGAACCGCGGCGACGAGCCGGCCGTCGGCGTCGGCGTCCTCAGCCCGCCGCGCTCCGAGCCCGACTGGGGAACGGCCGCTCGCGAGACCGAGACCAACGCCGAATCCGAGGTCGAACCCGGGCGGGCCGAGTCGGACGACTGA
- a CDS encoding HEAT repeat domain-containing protein, with protein sequence MSDHESLERLVSDDPDVIADHAERLYRRLDATDTHDRVDAGRALRTAARHDPRLVEPHSDALIALLADPHGSLRLSGAVGLAELAEATPTSVVRAVPELTALLADDAPAVRMAAIRGLARIGERFPGAVSVADEPAAALSSAASPRIRTAVLSVFAAAVLADPARFPETVGAYERALDDDDPRVRRCAASAVASVARVDPTALESPERTLERIERIERRTDAQPWNHDGKTTKAARTLRSVVEDDT encoded by the coding sequence ATGAGCGATCACGAATCGCTCGAACGGCTGGTGAGCGACGACCCCGACGTGATCGCCGACCACGCCGAGCGGCTGTACCGACGTCTGGACGCGACCGACACCCACGATCGGGTCGACGCCGGCAGGGCGCTTCGGACGGCGGCCCGACACGATCCCCGGCTCGTCGAGCCGCATTCGGACGCGCTGATCGCGCTGCTCGCCGACCCGCACGGCTCGCTTCGCCTGTCGGGCGCCGTCGGCCTCGCCGAACTGGCCGAGGCGACCCCTACGTCGGTCGTGAGGGCGGTACCGGAGCTGACCGCGCTGCTCGCGGACGACGCACCGGCGGTTCGGATGGCCGCGATCCGCGGGCTGGCCCGGATCGGCGAGCGGTTTCCCGGGGCCGTCTCGGTCGCCGACGAACCCGCCGCGGCGCTCTCTTCGGCGGCCAGCCCGCGGATCAGAACCGCCGTCCTCTCGGTGTTCGCCGCCGCGGTCCTCGCCGATCCCGCCCGGTTCCCCGAGACGGTCGGGGCCTACGAGCGCGCGCTCGACGACGACGACCCTCGGGTCCGCCGGTGTGCCGCCTCGGCGGTCGCGTCGGTCGCGAGAGTCGATCCGACGGCGCTTGAATCACCCGAACGGACGCTCGAACGGATCGAGCGGATCGAACGGCGGACCGACGCCCAACCCTGGAACCACGACGGGAAGACGACGAAGGCCGCACGGACGCTCCGTTCGGTGGTCGAGGACGACACGTAG
- the fer gene encoding ferredoxin Fer, giving the protein MDIELPAVRSHAESEAEDRPPSTVEYLDYRTIEENGWDLEDDDLFEKAAAADLEKSEYGVIEADRNESLLRTAEENDLKWPFQCRSGSCAMCTAVLKEGEAEMDVNLFLEDEEVEERGMRLTCTCRPRSDEVRIVCGAIRMEYVRDVAQNRG; this is encoded by the coding sequence ATGGACATCGAGCTCCCGGCGGTCCGATCGCACGCCGAATCGGAGGCCGAGGACCGGCCGCCGTCGACCGTCGAGTACCTCGACTACCGGACGATCGAGGAGAACGGCTGGGACCTCGAGGACGACGACCTCTTCGAGAAGGCCGCTGCCGCCGACCTCGAGAAGAGCGAGTACGGCGTCATCGAGGCCGACCGCAACGAGTCCCTGCTCCGGACCGCCGAGGAGAACGACCTGAAGTGGCCGTTTCAGTGCCGGTCGGGATCGTGTGCGATGTGCACCGCCGTCCTCAAGGAGGGCGAGGCGGAGATGGACGTGAACCTGTTTCTGGAGGACGAGGAGGTCGAGGAACGCGGAATGCGCCTGACGTGCACCTGCCGGCCGAGGAGCGACGAGGTCCGAATCGTCTGTGGCGCGATCAGGATGGAGTACGTGCGGGACGTCGCCCAGAACCGGGGGTGA
- a CDS encoding VOC family protein → MDAVDHINVDVDDLDACYEFYRDRLELELVRPPSDFQGEHAMFRAGETVVTLAETGRAEGWDETGLEHPLDKAHVAFATDRDRYEALIEILDDQFPKQGPYDWGEFEGFYFLDPDGNLLEVITYDPLPAGVERDLLTHDDVE, encoded by the coding sequence ATGGACGCCGTTGACCACATCAACGTCGACGTCGACGATCTGGACGCCTGCTACGAGTTCTACCGGGATCGCCTCGAACTCGAACTGGTCCGGCCGCCCAGCGACTTCCAGGGCGAGCACGCGATGTTCCGGGCGGGCGAGACCGTCGTCACGCTCGCCGAGACCGGTCGGGCCGAGGGCTGGGACGAAACGGGTCTCGAGCACCCGCTCGATAAGGCACACGTCGCGTTCGCGACCGATCGGGACCGCTACGAGGCGTTAATCGAGATCCTCGACGATCAGTTCCCCAAACAGGGGCCGTACGACTGGGGCGAGTTCGAGGGGTTCTACTTCCTCGATCCGGACGGCAACCTCCTCGAGGTGATCACCTACGATCCCCTCCCGGCGGGCGTCGAGCGCGACCTGCTCACCCACGACGACGTGGAGTGA